A portion of the Candidatus Poribacteria bacterium genome contains these proteins:
- a CDS encoding prolyl oligopeptidase family serine peptidase, whose product MELLNPMNYRNIINVCSGLLICLIAWTAIAWSEGEEMNPLTLEDLLKFNTFVGRVPIDITFDGNWIAYNTQNREKYEGGGGNSAYSKTGVMIEMAYGMVWVTNTRTGEHRNLTPDWGSSWAPRWSPDGTRLAFFSDRMGKPHLHVWNRESDDMQEFTSATVRTFFGFEVPKWTPDGRFVLFKSISAIDTPTNEKSVQDNSQISSKTSPKPSFVVVWDRPKRELQKQKDESTQDNKQPNKKERGRGNQDLVIADTKTGQTFSLMKGYAIRSFDIAPSGEYVAVTVSLGSETIDAQQQLFDLYILPLPKGLSEASSTEIEPLVRKIRLAYGITVNWSPDSKYVAWTTGGEGGKLASGNTYVVDVETGIVCNLTEDLDVDLGRSYQPPLWTAESEALLCIAKGNVWKVPLNDGAIRNLTENFEFSVHDVFYPSEGYTPWMVDHAVIIRASHSFYRLSLTDDTITLLHKDEHRYVHAGRFRQDVAEETGECVYVVESNQEPQNIWMSDATFKSPRQITDVNPHLKTINFGSSELIEWTLEDGQTVKGILALPPEASEKNPVPMIVEVYAGGTSSSGINRFSFAKNLWHFDPGMFVSRGYAVFLPDFPVGKIEPYKQFSSVVLPGIDAAIATKKVDPERLGVIGHSFGGYTVNVLITQTTRFKAAIAVASASNLISGFLSQPNTGWYEVGQFGMGGSLWEFPQRYIDGSPVFHLDKVETPLLLIHGDQDFTPFEQAQEMFMGLFRLGKEVVLLTYKEADHWPGFWSNEKLADYWERVLNWFDEYLK is encoded by the coding sequence ATGGAATTACTCAATCCAATGAATTACAGAAACATCATTAACGTCTGCTCTGGTTTACTCATCTGTTTAATCGCTTGGACGGCAATAGCCTGGAGCGAAGGAGAAGAAATGAATCCTTTAACACTTGAAGATTTGCTTAAGTTTAACACATTTGTCGGGCGCGTTCCTATTGATATTACCTTCGACGGAAACTGGATTGCTTACAACACGCAGAACCGTGAAAAGTATGAAGGTGGCGGCGGAAACTCAGCGTATTCTAAAACAGGTGTGATGATTGAAATGGCGTACGGAATGGTCTGGGTGACGAACACGCGTACGGGTGAACATCGGAACCTTACTCCAGATTGGGGCTCAAGTTGGGCACCAAGATGGTCTCCTGACGGAACGCGGCTTGCATTTTTCTCAGATCGGATGGGTAAACCTCACCTACATGTTTGGAACCGAGAATCCGATGATATGCAGGAGTTCACATCAGCAACCGTTCGGACGTTCTTTGGCTTTGAGGTACCCAAATGGACACCAGATGGACGGTTTGTTCTTTTCAAATCCATTTCCGCGATAGATACCCCCACCAACGAAAAATCTGTGCAAGACAACTCTCAAATTTCTTCTAAGACTTCGCCTAAACCGTCCTTTGTTGTGGTTTGGGATCGGCCGAAAAGAGAACTTCAAAAACAAAAGGATGAGTCAACACAGGACAACAAGCAACCTAACAAAAAAGAACGAGGAAGAGGAAACCAAGACTTAGTTATCGCTGATACGAAAACTGGGCAAACATTCTCGTTGATGAAAGGATATGCAATTAGAAGTTTCGATATTGCTCCGAGCGGGGAATACGTTGCTGTTACGGTTTCCTTAGGATCTGAAACAATTGATGCGCAACAACAACTATTTGATCTCTACATCTTACCGCTGCCAAAAGGGTTAAGCGAGGCTTCATCCACGGAAATTGAACCCCTTGTGCGGAAAATTCGGCTTGCGTACGGAATTACTGTCAACTGGTCGCCGGACTCAAAATACGTTGCATGGACAACGGGAGGTGAAGGCGGTAAGTTAGCATCAGGGAATACATACGTTGTTGACGTGGAGACGGGCATCGTCTGTAATCTCACAGAAGATCTTGACGTTGACCTTGGACGATCATATCAACCTCCTCTCTGGACGGCAGAAAGTGAAGCACTCCTCTGCATTGCAAAGGGGAACGTATGGAAAGTGCCTCTGAATGATGGCGCGATACGAAACTTGACGGAAAACTTTGAGTTTTCTGTTCATGATGTATTCTACCCAAGCGAAGGTTACACACCTTGGATGGTAGACCACGCTGTCATAATAAGAGCCTCTCATAGTTTTTATCGTCTGAGTCTCACGGATGACACAATTACACTTCTGCACAAAGACGAACATCGGTATGTTCACGCAGGCCGCTTTCGTCAAGATGTAGCCGAGGAAACCGGAGAATGTGTTTATGTTGTTGAGAGCAACCAAGAACCGCAGAATATCTGGATGAGCGATGCGACTTTTAAATCTCCGCGGCAAATTACAGACGTTAATCCACACTTAAAGACAATTAACTTTGGCAGTAGCGAACTGATTGAGTGGACACTTGAAGACGGACAAACAGTTAAAGGAATCCTCGCTCTACCGCCTGAGGCATCTGAGAAAAATCCGGTACCGATGATTGTGGAGGTCTATGCAGGAGGAACGTCTTCGTCCGGTATAAACCGGTTTAGTTTCGCAAAAAATCTGTGGCATTTTGATCCCGGTATGTTCGTCTCAAGAGGCTATGCAGTCTTCTTGCCTGATTTTCCCGTAGGAAAAATCGAGCCGTACAAGCAGTTCTCAAGTGTCGTTCTTCCGGGGATTGATGCAGCAATTGCAACGAAAAAGGTGGATCCCGAACGACTGGGTGTCATCGGTCACAGTTTCGGTGGATATACCGTGAATGTCCTTATCACACAGACAACACGATTTAAGGCGGCCATCGCTGTTGCCTCCGCGAGCAACTTAATCAGTGGGTTCCTTAGTCAACCTAATACGGGTTGGTACGAGGTTGGACAGTTCGGCATGGGTGGATCCTTATGGGAATTTCCGCAACGTTACATCGACGGTTCACCAGTCTTTCATCTGGACAAGGTTGAAACCCCTTTGCTTCTGATTCACGGAGATCAAGATTTCACACCCTTTGAACAGGCACAGGAGATGTTCATGGGGCTTTTCCGCCTTGGAAAAGAGGTCGTGTTGTTGACATACAAAGAAGCAGATCACTGGCCTGGCTTCTGGTCGAACGAAAAACTCGCCGATTATTGGGAACGCGTCCTAAACTGGTTCGATGAATACCTAAAGTAA
- a CDS encoding STAS domain-containing protein, whose product MTTQIRQQNGISILKPTGKVGGRSASDLRKVILPQIEASDTPRILINFEQVNRIDSSGLGTLMEAYAAASRKQGRVGVVNVGKHIKNLIVLSRLVNLFEHFDSEDAAVAGLSA is encoded by the coding sequence ATGACAACGCAAATTCGCCAGCAAAACGGCATCTCGATTTTGAAACCCACTGGAAAGGTGGGCGGACGTTCCGCATCAGACTTACGGAAAGTTATTTTGCCACAAATAGAGGCTTCTGATACCCCACGTATCCTCATCAATTTCGAGCAGGTCAATCGGATCGACAGTTCAGGTCTTGGCACCTTGATGGAAGCATACGCTGCTGCGTCACGAAAACAAGGACGCGTGGGTGTCGTCAATGTCGGGAAACATATCAAAAATCTCATTGTTCTGAGTCGTTTGGTTAATCTGTTTGAACATTTCGACAGTGAGGACGCTGCTGTTGCTGGACTGTCAGCTTAG